From Medicago truncatula cultivar Jemalong A17 chromosome 7, MtrunA17r5.0-ANR, whole genome shotgun sequence, a single genomic window includes:
- the LOC112416306 gene encoding uncharacterized protein: protein MADLQAIEKWSWGGMALAYLYDYLDDSVILNNGTMVGSTTLFMGWILKHLSGSYPRKKNKEWTSKRPCARRWLASRWHTDVHHYRLLLDRLEVDDVRFSTYGDNREIRSFSAYCHLLGMADVQEGEGVPTHLLTTVLQNAQVWFFTTWGDACERQWHHAPGYMAWYAKVSHPRILPPGEGSPPRPANVEQIIEEVHAREIFDRLTIIRDVVNIVDDIVVRQAEMTKEEIFQEVMRIAGTGRPALTYQIARRRRGSRHARQ from the exons ATGGCGGACTTGCAGGCGATTGAGAAGTGGTCATGGGGAGGGATGGCCTTAGCATACCTGTACGACTATCTAGATGATTCTGTTATTCTGAATAACGGAACGATGGTTGGGAGTACGACtctttttatg GGATGGATTTTGAAGCATTTGTCAGGTTCGTACCCAAGGAAGAAAAACAAGGAGTGGACGTCGAAGAGACCATGTGCTAGGAGATGGCTTGCTAGCAGATGGCATACTGATGTGCACCATTACCGCTTACTGCTTGATCGCTTAGAGGTGGATGACGTCAGATTTTCTACTTATGGTGATAACAGAGAGATACGTTCTTTTTCAGCTTATTGTCACTTACTCGGGATGGCTGATGTGCAGGAAGGAGAGGGT GTGCCTACACATTTGCTGACCACCGTGCTGCAGAACGCTCAGGTGTGGTTCTTCACTACTTGGGGAGATGCGTGTGAGAGACAATGGCATCATGCGCCTGGCTACATGGCTTGGTATGCCAAAGTCTCACACCCTCGTATTCTACCACCTGGTGAAGGATCTCCTCCCAGGCCGGCGAACGTGGAGCAGATCATAGAGGAGGTGCATGCCAGGGAGATTTTTGACAGACTGACGATCATCCGGGATGTGGTGAATATAGTTGATGATATTGTGGTCAGGCAAGCCGAGATGACTAAAGAGGAGATTTTCCAGGAGGTGATGCGGATAGCCGGTACTGGTCGCCCTGCCCTTACGTATCAGATTGCCAGACGACGCAGGGGGTCGAGGCATGCTAGGCAGTAg
- the LOC25499391 gene encoding transcriptional activator DEMETER produces the protein MEFGETEKKEVNSQIPWLPTTPYKPIAQRPVPIYTPGERNQLNSHINGEFASFESSSGGGVNHRPESVAVTLNIGHDNARTRVPISFDNPSSSNSFAELLAQAEAPSSAAYCNSPYGYLGDQFVPGVLNLNPRFNQSYAFLGQHNLYQQQLFNNFICDNYQDPQGTPHLAYYNKTNSQVALPPENNITSNDNQVVETQINMEQRDQRDDESNASATMCNSSHNKLYDPVVDLTSVSTPSKENKNHNKEIHHVIDLNEIPQTKPKRRKHRPKVIKESKPKKTPKPATPKPDQSKENSTQKRKYARKKESNATPAEVTGQCTEPLMSESAKKTCRRSLHFDIPEQPTDGNSACREENATRHFGGEISIEVQETHVLNNHMTLQEDAQASSSSRKLSSSGSQEFGSKKKPSATTKQADNGSINLLGAQYNQMQAYQSKYWLQFPNVQKKKRSEKGKFSNIPNTSSMNAAQDVQLPTCSEENARSHPDASTSNVWTTASASEYETAQLLTMLKVTEIATHDKSRSLEYNLFSGQSRPTKKRSRVTTRAHDYTSLSKITNYDAKLTNIVNRGSSERQTFEDAERPQTGIDALVAEMRASLTKKKRSKKRSTPISSTYSCLNEMQHHLPLHNSLGVACGESWKNIPTVDRLTQQFSHLSIYREARELVLYGQNALVPYNRQNEKRKGRVHENGTIIPYEGMFDPIKKQRPRPKVDLDEETNKVWKLLMLDINSHGVDGTDEDKAKWWENERNVFRGRAESFIARMHLVQGDRRFSRWKGSVVDSVVGVFLTQNVSDHLSSSAFMSLIARFPLKSSSMFDTCHEESASMIVNTPEVQIVEPEEYAKLDEIILNQSVQELSSMTKDIIEHSEERETVDSNSIDSCGTTGSLDSLKDVSNCKLSEPAQRNIMEHGTMEFVNPLTGKGQENSCHGGIRKESNVLFSPNCSIVTSQLSGDFSIDQNPEKIGSFSDSNTEVEDRLSTAEYNFSNRTSFSKLLGMANSTQLHEVNSQRSNPTENLRDLYGQSVAMRHDNLEENLEKSNVTQSSLEAIMKQFNGHNLKMTPNSEVHEVNFYNPLNVEASSSGSSKNTNENNKSSGTPTESESQAAITHSHSMLSQVPLQQHSDHQQHKVFHISGQSKDLMEKSKESDFGDHNYALRNENSKLDSAPVKKLKGKERGKEKKDNFNWDSLRIQAQATAGKREKTESNMDSLDWEAVRRANVKEIADAIKERGMNNMLAERIQSFLNLLVEKHGAIDLEWLRDVPPDQAKEFLLSIRGLGLKSVECVRLLTLHHLAFPVDTNVGRIAVRLGWVPLQPLPESLQLHLLELYPVLESIQKYLWPRLCKLDQKTLYELHYQLITFGKVFCTKSKPNCNACPMRGECRHFASAFASARLALPGPEQKEQKNLVITTGNNATDQNPSTTVNQLPLSLPGLEQKNIEITTGTDATDQNSSVVINQLPLSLSENKNQTEELQQTVAIRQLEMNSEINNCQPIIEEPTTPEPECSHVSENDIEDFFYEESNEIPTINLDIEEFTLNLQNYMQENMELQEGEMSKALVALNQEAAYIPTTKLKNVSRLRTEHSVYELPDSHPLLEGWEKREPDDPGKYLLAIWTPGETANSIQPPDRRCSAQDCGQLCNEEECFSCNSFREANSQIVRGTILIPCRTAMRGSFPLNGTYFQVNEVFADHESSLNPISVPRSLIWNLDRRTVHFGTSVTSIFKGLATPEIQQCFWRGFVCVRGFERSTRAPRPLMARLHFPASRLAKNKKDSAAAAANSQGSNSNPNAEQQQPDFLASIPNLRQNGGT, from the exons ATGGAGTTTGGAGAAACAGAGAAAAAAGAGGTTAATTCACAGATTCCATGGCTACCCACCACACCATATAAGCCAATTGCTCAAAGACCAGTGCCGATCTACACTCCTGGAGAGAGAAATCAGCTCAACTCTCATATCAATGGTGAATTTGCATCTTTTGAGTCTTCAAGTGGTGGAGGTGTTAACCACCGTCCAGAATCTGTGGCTGTAACATTAAACATTGGTCATGACAATGCCAGAACTCGGGTACCGATATCGTTCGATAATCCGAGCTCTAGTAATAGTTTTGCTGAACTTTTGGCTCAGGCTGAGGCTCCTTCATCAGCAGCATATTGCAATTCACCATATGGATATTTGGGGGACCAATTTGTTCCTGGTGTGTTGAACTTGAACCCACGGTTCAACCAAAGTTATGCATTTCTTGGCCAGCACAATCTTTATCAGCAACAACTCTTCAACAATTTCATATGTGACAATTACCAAGATCCTCAGG GCACACCGCACTTGGCTTATTATAACAAGACCAATTCCCAGGTTGCTCTGCCTCcagaaaataacataacatcaaaCGACAATCAAGTTGTGGAGACACAAATAAACATGGAACAAAGGGATCAAAGGGATGATGAGAGTAATGCCTCAGCCACTATGTGCAACAGTTCACACAACAAACTTTATGACCCTGTTGTAGACTTGACTTCTGTTTCTACACCAAGCAAAGAGAATAAGAACCACAATAAGGAAATACACCATGTTATTGATCTTAATGAAATACcccaaacaaaaccaaaaagaaGAAAGCATCGCCCCAAGGTCATAAAAGAAAGCAAACCCAAAAAAACTCCAAAGCCAGCCACTCCAAAGCCTGATCAATCAAAAGAGAACTCAACTCAAAAGAGGAAGTATGcaagaaagaaagaatcaaATGCAACTCCAGCAGAAGTGACAGGGCAATGCACTGAACCTTTGATGTCAGAGTCTGCCAAAAAGACATGTAGAAGGTCCTTACACTTCGACATTCCAGAGCAACCAACAGATGGAAATTCTGCGTGTAGGGAAGAAAATGCAACTAGACATTTTGGTGGAGAAATTAGCATAGAGGTTCAGGAAACACACGTGTTAAATAATCACATGACATTACAAGAAGATGCACAAGCCTCCAGCAGTAGCAGAAAACTTTCAAGTTCAGGGTCACAAGAATTTGGTTCCAAGAAAAAGCCGTCTGCTACCACTAAGCAAGCAGACAACGGCAGCATTAATCTGCTTGGGGCACAATATAATCAAATGCAGGCATACCAATCAAAGTATTGGCTTCAATTTCCGAATGTtcagaagaaaaagagaagtgAGAAGGGGAAATTTTCAAATATTCCCAATACATCTTCAATGAATGCTGCTCAAGATGTACAGCTTCCAACATGTTCTGAAGAAAATGCTAGATCACATCCGGATGCATCAACTTCTAATGTGTGGACTActgcttctgcttctgaataTGAAACAGCGCAACTCCTAACCATGCTCAAAGTTACAGAAATAGCCACCCATGACAAATCTCGATCACTCGAGTACAATTTATTTTCAGGACAGAGCAGACCAACCAAAAAAAGATCGAGAGTCACTACCAGAGCTCATGATTATACTTCTCTGAGCAAAATTACAAACTATGATGCCAAACTAACTAATATTGTGAACCGAGGCAGTTCGGAAAGACAAACATTTGAGGATGCAGAAAGACCACAAACAGGCATTGATGCTCTAGTTGCGGAGATGCGTGCATCGCTCACAAAAAAGAAACGAAGTAAAAAGAGAAGTACTCCAATCAGTTCTACATATTCTTGCCTAAATGAAATGCAACATCATCTGCCCTTGCACAACTCATTAG GTGTTGCTTGCGGAGAGAGCTGGAAAAACATACCTACTGTGGACAGATTAACACAGCAGTTTAGCCACCTAAGCATATATAGAGAAGCTAGAGAGCTTGTATTATACGGGCAGAATGCACTTGTCCCTTACAACCGGCAAAATGAAAAACGCAAAGGTCGGGTTCATGAAAATGGCACCATCATTCCCTACGAGGGCATGTTTGATCCCATCAAGAAACAGCGCCCACGACCTAAAGTTGATCTTGATGAGGAAACCAATAAAGTGTGGAAGCTTCTGATGTTGGATATAAATAGTCATGGGGTTGATGGAACAGATGAAGACAAGGCCAAATGGTGGGAAAATGAACGAAATGTTTTCCGAGGAAGAGCAGAGTCATTTATTGCACGGATGCATCTTGTTCAAG GAGACCGACGCTTTTCTCGATGGAAAGGATCAGTGGTGGATTCGGTGGTTGGAGTTTTTCTCACTCAAAATGTCTCAGACCATCTATCTAG TTCTGCATTCATGTCTCTCATTGCTCGATTTCCCCTAAAGTCAAGCAGCATGTTCGATACATGCCACGAGGAAAGTGCAAGCATGATAGTCAACACACCAGAGGTGCAAATTGTGGAACCAGAAGAATATGCAAAGCTGGATGAAATAATATTGAATCAATCTGTTCAAGAGTTGAGTTCTATGACAAAAGACATCATTGAACATTCTGAAGAAAGAGAAACTGTTGACAGCAACAGCATTGATTCCTGTGGAACTACTGGCAGCCTAGATAGCTTAAAAGATGTATCAAATTGTAAACTGTCAGAACCAGCTCAAAGAAATATTATGGAACATGGTACAATGGAATTTGTTAATCCATTGACTGGGAAAGGTCAAGAAAATTCATGTCATGGGGGTATTAGGAAAGAGTCCAATGTTTTATTTTCACCCAATTGCTCCATTGTTACATCTCAGTTGTCTGGAGATTTTTCAATTGATCAAAATCCTGAGAAGATAGGATCATTCTCAGACAGCAACACAGAAGTAGAAGATCGGTTAAGCACAGCTGAATACAATTTTTCCAACAGGACTTCTTTCAGTAAGCTTTTAGGAATGGCAAATTCGACCCAGTTACATGAAGTTAACAGTCAGAGAAGCAATCCAACTGAGAATTTGAGAGATTTATATGGTCAATCTGTAGCTATGAGGCATGACAACTTGGAAGAGAACTTGGAAAAATCAAATGTTACTCAAAGCTCCTTAGAAGCAATCATGAAGCAATTCAATGGCCATAATTTGAAAATGACCCCCAACTCTGAAGTCCATGAAGTCAACTTCTATAACCCTCTCAATGTTGAAGCCTCATCAAGTGGCTCCTCAAAGaatacaaatgaaaataacaaaagcTCTGGTACTCCAACGGAGTCTGAAAGCCAAGCTGCAATTACCCACTCTCACAGCATGCTATCCCAAGTCCCTCTTCAGCAACATAGCGATCACCAGCAGCACAAAGTTTTCCACATTTCTGGACAAAGTAAAGATCTTATGGAGAAATCAAAGGAATCAGATTTTGGTGACCACAACTATGCCTTGAGGAATGAAAACAGTAAGTTAGATTCTGcccctgtaaaaaaattaaagggcAAGGAGCGTGGGAAAGAGAAGAAGGATAACTTCAATTGGGATAGTTTAAGAATACAGGCACAAGCTACGGCTGGGAAGAGAGAAAAGACAGAAAGCAACATGGACTCATTGGACTGGGAAGCTGTGAGACGGGCAAACGTCAAGGAAATTGCTGATGCAATCAAAGAGAGGGGCATGAACAACATGCTTGCTGAACGCATTCAG AGTTTCCTGAATCTACTCGTTGAAAAACACGGGGCTATTGATCTCGAGTGGCTTAGAGATGTTCCACCTGACCAAGCAAA AGAATTCTTGCTCAGCATAAGGGGATTGGGATTGAAAAGTGTGGAGTGTGTGCGACTATTAACACTGCACCATCTTGCTTTCCCG GTGGACACAAATGTTGGGCGTATTGCAGTGCGATTGGGATGGGTACCTCTCCAGCCATTGCCCGAGTCACTACAGTTGCATCTTCTAGAATT GTACCCGGTGTTGGAATCCATACAAAAATATCTCTGGCCCAGGCTGTGCAAGCTTGACCAAAAAACATT GTACGAGTTGCATTACCAGCTGATTACATTTGGAAAG GTCTTCTGCACAAAAAGCAAACCAAATTGTAATGCATGTCCAATGAGAGGGGAATGCAGACACTTTGCCAGCGCTTTTGCTAG TGCAAGGCTTGCCTTACCAGGACCGGAGCAGAAGGAGCAGAAGAATTTAGTTATCACAACTGGAAACAATGCAACAGATCAGAACCCATCAACAACCGTCAATCAGTTGCCTTTGTCTCTCCCAGGACTGGAGCAAAAGAACATTGAGATCACAACTGGAACCGATGCAACTGATCAGAACTCGTCAGTCGTCATCAATCAATTGCCCTTGTCTCTCTctgaaaacaaaaaccaaacagAAGAACTTCAACAAACAGTAGCGATCAGGCAACTTGAAATGAATTCTGAAATCAATAACTGCCAACCCATTATTGAAGAGCCAACGACTCCAGAGCCAGAGTGCTCCCATGTATCTGAAAATGATATAGAGGATTTTTTCTATGAGGAATCAAATGAAATTCCAACCATCAATCTAGACATAGAAGAGTTCACtttgaatttacaaaattatatgCAAGAAAACATGGAACTTCAAGAAGGTGAAATGTCAAAGGCCTTGGTTGCTCTAAATCAAGAAGCTGCTTACATTCCTACAACGAAGCTGAAGAACGTGAGTCGGTTGCGCACAGAGCATTCTGT TTATGAACTCCCAGATTCTCATCCTCTTCTGGAAGGG TGGGAAAAGCGAGAACCTGATGATCCAGGAAAATACCTTCTAGCTATATGGACGCCAG GTGAGACTGCAAATTCTATACAGCCACCAGACAGAAGATGCAGCGCTCAAGATTGTGGCCAACTCTGTAATGAGGAGGAATGTTTTTCGTGCAACAGCTTCCGTGAAGCAAATTCACAGATAGTTCGAGGGACAATCCTG ATACCATGTCGAACAGCTATGAGAGGGAGCTTTCCGCTAAACGGAACCTATTTTCAAGTCAATGAG GTTTTTGCAGACCATGAATCAAGTCTTAATCCGATTAGCGTTCCCAGAAGTTTGATATGGAACCTTGATAGGAGGACAGTGCATTTTGGAACCTCCGTAACAAGCATATTCAAAG GTTTAGCAACACCAGAAATTCAACAGTGCTTCTGGAGAG GGTTTGTCTGTGTGCGGGGCTTTGAAAGGTCAACGAGAGCACCCCGTCCTTTAATGGCAAGACTGCATTTCCCAGCAAGCAGGCTGGCCAAGAACAAAAAAGACTCCGCTGCGGCTGCGGCCAACTCGCAGGGATCAAATTCAAACCCAAATGCAGAACAGCAACAGCCAGATTTTCTTGCCAGCATTCCCAACCTTCGACAGAATGGTGGAACCTGA